The following proteins come from a genomic window of Achromobacter sp. AONIH1:
- a CDS encoding IclR family transcriptional regulator codes for MKNNRSIQRCLAILRAFGGNGRPTLADLARAVDLPHPTVLRFLLTLEEEGYTAREDSRWRLTPQVFELGFAALDSLGVSGAVEETLQQLAEAYSGTSNLGEAHADGVIIIGRAMAPAERRRLVVMNLRVGSVLPPASALAGALRLPPGECCTLDYPDSNQVSVAVPVPGTGARVLSIGISTGVQEAPGERIRDEIVPALQDAAERVSRLIRLAPV; via the coding sequence ATGAAGAATAATAGATCGATCCAGAGGTGTCTAGCGATCCTGCGCGCCTTCGGCGGCAACGGCCGGCCTACGCTGGCGGACCTGGCGCGCGCGGTGGACCTGCCCCACCCCACGGTGCTGCGTTTCCTGCTGACGCTGGAGGAAGAGGGATACACGGCGCGCGAGGACAGCCGCTGGCGCCTGACGCCGCAGGTGTTCGAGCTGGGCTTCGCCGCGCTGGACAGCCTGGGCGTGTCCGGCGCCGTCGAGGAAACCTTGCAGCAGCTGGCCGAGGCCTATTCGGGCACCTCGAACCTGGGCGAGGCGCATGCCGACGGCGTGATCATCATCGGCCGCGCCATGGCGCCGGCCGAACGGCGCCGGCTGGTGGTGATGAACCTGCGCGTGGGCAGCGTGCTGCCGCCCGCGAGCGCGCTGGCCGGCGCGCTGCGCCTGCCGCCCGGCGAATGCTGCACGCTGGACTATCCGGACAGCAATCAGGTCTCGGTGGCCGTGCCTGTGCCGGGGACCGGCGCGCGCGTGCTGTCCATCGGCATCTCCACCGGCGTGCAGGAAGCGCCCGGGGAACGCATTCGTGATGAGATCGTGCCGGCGCTGCAGGACGCCGCTGAACGCGTCAGCCGGTTGATCCGATTGGCGCCGGTGTAG
- a CDS encoding tripartite tricarboxylate transporter substrate binding protein — MKRIALALMAGMAVAACPVGAQTAWPAQPVKWIVPYPPGGSTDMLARLVSHKLGERLKQTVIVENKAGAGGNLGTDYAVKQPADGYTIVMGNIGPISINPALYPDLPYKPQRDLAPVTMLMSVPNLLVVNPALPVKSVKELIDYARRAGAPLGYATPGTGTSLHLAGELFASTAGVRLTHVPYRGSAPGLNDTVAGHVPMMFDNMPSALQLVKAGKLRALAITSATRSPQLPDVPTMAEAGLPGYEISGWFGVLVPAATPKPIVERLNQELLAVLAMPDVREQIAAMGGIVVADGPAGFGRYIASETDKWGALVRSAQIKVQ, encoded by the coding sequence ATGAAACGCATCGCGCTTGCGCTGATGGCGGGGATGGCGGTGGCCGCCTGTCCCGTCGGCGCGCAGACGGCCTGGCCCGCCCAGCCCGTCAAATGGATCGTGCCGTACCCGCCGGGCGGCTCGACCGACATGCTGGCCCGGCTGGTCAGCCACAAACTCGGAGAGCGGCTGAAGCAGACCGTGATCGTCGAGAACAAGGCTGGCGCCGGCGGCAACCTGGGCACCGACTACGCGGTCAAGCAGCCGGCCGACGGCTACACCATCGTGATGGGCAATATCGGCCCCATCTCGATCAACCCCGCGCTGTATCCCGACCTGCCGTATAAGCCCCAGCGCGACCTGGCGCCGGTCACCATGCTGATGAGCGTGCCGAATCTGCTGGTGGTCAACCCGGCGCTGCCGGTGAAATCCGTCAAGGAGCTGATCGACTACGCCAGGCGAGCCGGCGCGCCGCTGGGCTATGCCACGCCGGGCACCGGCACTTCGCTGCACCTGGCCGGCGAACTGTTCGCCAGCACCGCCGGCGTCCGCCTGACCCACGTGCCGTACCGGGGCAGCGCGCCGGGGCTGAACGACACCGTGGCCGGCCATGTGCCGATGATGTTCGACAACATGCCTTCGGCGTTGCAGCTGGTGAAGGCCGGCAAGCTGCGCGCGCTGGCCATCACCAGCGCCACGCGCTCGCCGCAATTGCCGGACGTGCCCACCATGGCCGAGGCCGGCCTGCCGGGCTACGAGATCTCGGGCTGGTTCGGCGTGCTGGTGCCGGCCGCCACGCCCAAACCCATTGTCGAACGACTGAACCAGGAGCTGCTGGCGGTGCTGGCCATGCCCGACGTGCGCGAGCAGATCGCGGCCATGGGCGGCATCGTCGTCGCCGACGGGCCGGCCGGCTTTGGCCGCTACATCGCCAGTGAAACCGACAAGTGGGGCGCGCTGGTGCGCAGCGCCCAGATCAAAGTCCAATGA
- a CDS encoding TauD/TfdA family dioxygenase, producing the protein MSNPYRHLQVRPIAGALGAEIDGVDLSRELPADVFEEIRRALHENLVIFFRGQRLTPQQHIDFSARFGELLEVPFVRALDGYPAILPVMKGKAETKRRLFGGLWHSDMSYAQEPPLGSALYGRVIPPYGGDTMWANMYRAYDTLSDRLKQMLDGLNAVHSAVRSYGSGGAVVNNGDPAHKMDVRTDDRAVQEVIHPVVRVHPATGRKALYVNSTYTLRFDGMTQEESEPLLQFLYERAARPEFTCRFRWSEGALALWDNRCTQHLAMNDYDGFDREMHRTTISGDRPVGVAL; encoded by the coding sequence ATGAGCAATCCGTATCGCCATCTGCAGGTCCGGCCCATCGCCGGCGCGCTGGGCGCCGAGATCGACGGCGTGGATCTGTCGCGCGAACTGCCCGCCGACGTGTTCGAGGAAATCCGCCGCGCGCTGCATGAGAACCTGGTGATCTTCTTCCGTGGCCAGCGGCTGACGCCGCAGCAGCACATCGACTTCAGCGCCCGCTTCGGCGAACTGCTGGAAGTTCCTTTCGTGCGCGCACTGGACGGCTATCCGGCCATCCTGCCCGTGATGAAGGGCAAGGCCGAAACCAAGCGCCGCCTGTTCGGCGGCCTCTGGCACAGCGACATGAGCTACGCGCAGGAACCGCCGCTGGGCTCGGCGCTGTACGGCCGCGTGATTCCGCCTTATGGCGGCGACACCATGTGGGCCAATATGTACCGCGCCTACGACACGCTGTCGGACCGCCTGAAGCAGATGCTGGACGGCCTGAACGCCGTGCACAGCGCCGTGCGCTCCTATGGCTCGGGCGGGGCGGTGGTGAACAACGGCGATCCGGCGCACAAGATGGACGTGCGCACCGACGACCGCGCGGTCCAGGAAGTCATCCATCCCGTGGTGCGCGTGCACCCGGCCACCGGCCGCAAGGCGCTGTACGTGAACAGCACCTACACGCTGCGCTTCGACGGCATGACGCAGGAGGAAAGCGAACCGCTGCTGCAATTCCTGTACGAGCGCGCCGCCCGTCCGGAATTCACCTGCCGGTTCCGCTGGAGCGAGGGCGCGCTGGCGCTGTGGGACAACCGCTGCACCCAGCACCTGGCGATGAATGACTACGACGGGTTTGATCGCGAGATGCACCGGACGACGATATCGGGGGATCGGCCGGTGGGGGTGGCGCTGTAG
- a CDS encoding ABC transporter ATP-binding protein: protein MTPAPLPPAGSHPDPQAAPALALRDVTLAYGARKVLDGLSLTIPAGAFTAVVGPNGCGKSTLLRVLGGALAPTRGRALLDGADLAGLRPKAVARRLAYLPQDPQAPELITVRDLVARGRYPHQSLLRLWSEADALAVDAALADAELTELAQRPMQTLSGGQRQRVWLALVLAQDTGILLLDEPTTFLDIRHQLDLLDLCARLHAAGRTLVVVLHDLNLAFRYASRVVMMREGRIAAQGAADEVVTEAALRQVFDLDCRVMPDPETGNPMIVPRRGGPGQRRYE, encoded by the coding sequence ATGACCCCCGCCCCGCTCCCGCCCGCCGGCTCCCACCCCGACCCGCAGGCCGCGCCCGCGCTGGCGCTGCGCGACGTGACGCTGGCCTATGGCGCCCGCAAGGTGCTGGACGGCCTGTCGCTGACGATCCCCGCCGGCGCCTTCACCGCCGTCGTCGGCCCCAACGGCTGCGGCAAGTCCACGCTGCTGCGCGTGCTGGGCGGCGCGCTCGCGCCCACCCGGGGCCGCGCCCTGCTCGACGGCGCCGATCTCGCCGGCCTGCGACCCAAGGCGGTCGCGCGGCGGCTGGCCTACCTGCCGCAGGATCCGCAGGCGCCCGAACTGATCACCGTGCGCGACCTGGTCGCGCGCGGCCGCTATCCGCATCAATCGCTGCTGCGACTATGGAGCGAGGCCGACGCGCTAGCCGTCGACGCCGCGCTGGCCGATGCCGAACTGACCGAGCTGGCGCAACGCCCGATGCAGACGCTGTCCGGCGGCCAGCGCCAGCGCGTCTGGCTGGCGCTGGTGCTGGCCCAGGACACCGGCATCCTGCTGCTGGACGAGCCCACCACCTTCCTGGACATCCGCCACCAGCTGGACCTGCTGGACCTCTGCGCCCGCCTGCACGCGGCCGGACGGACCCTGGTCGTCGTGCTGCACGACCTGAACCTGGCGTTCCGCTACGCCAGCCGCGTCGTCATGATGCGCGAAGGCCGCATCGCGGCCCAGGGCGCGGCCGATGAGGTGGTGACCGAGGCGGCGCTGCGCCAGGTGTTCGACCTGGACTGCCGGGTGATGCCCGATCCGGAGACCGGCAATCCGATGATCGTGCCGCGCCGGGGCGGTCCGGGGCAACGACGCTACGAATAA
- a CDS encoding iron chelate uptake ABC transporter family permease subunit: MSAPPAHDACGEVRARPVRAAPMLRAGRWLAVPLPPRALAYGAALILLMLLSVALALTLGAQGLSWRELPTVLAGGGTPVQQWLAYTLRLPRALAALGAGAALGLSGALFQSVTRNPLGSPDVIGLTAGASAGAVAAAMVWPGLLPVAWGAAVGALLAMAAVWFGSGAGFAAPQRMVVAGIAVGALALAFVQYALSNLRREQAHLAATWLNGNLAGKTWNDALLIALACAVLLPLAMALAARLRLLEMGDELAHALGARPRRTRGAATLIAVLAAAAAVSVAGPVAFVALAAPQIARRCVRASGPLPLASALTGAALLAGADLLARHAGASGLPVGVLTAGIGGVYLAFLLLMEWKKNA, encoded by the coding sequence ATGAGCGCGCCTCCCGCCCACGACGCCTGCGGCGAGGTACGCGCGCGTCCCGTCCGCGCCGCGCCAATGCTGCGCGCCGGCCGCTGGCTGGCCGTGCCGCTGCCGCCGCGCGCGCTGGCCTATGGCGCGGCGCTGATCCTGTTGATGCTGCTGTCGGTGGCGCTGGCGCTGACCCTGGGCGCGCAGGGCCTTTCATGGCGCGAGCTGCCCACGGTGCTGGCCGGCGGCGGCACGCCGGTGCAGCAGTGGCTGGCCTACACCCTGCGGCTGCCGCGCGCGCTGGCCGCGCTGGGCGCGGGCGCGGCGCTGGGCCTGTCGGGCGCGCTGTTCCAGAGCGTGACCCGCAATCCGCTCGGCAGCCCGGACGTCATCGGCCTGACCGCCGGCGCCTCGGCCGGCGCCGTGGCCGCGGCCATGGTCTGGCCGGGCCTGCTGCCGGTGGCATGGGGCGCGGCCGTCGGCGCGCTGCTGGCCATGGCCGCCGTCTGGTTCGGCTCGGGCGCCGGCTTCGCCGCGCCGCAGCGCATGGTCGTGGCCGGCATCGCCGTGGGCGCGCTGGCGCTGGCCTTCGTGCAGTACGCGCTGTCCAACCTGCGCCGCGAGCAAGCCCACCTGGCCGCCACCTGGTTGAACGGCAACCTGGCCGGCAAGACCTGGAACGACGCGCTGCTGATCGCGCTGGCCTGCGCCGTGCTGCTGCCGCTGGCGATGGCCCTGGCCGCGCGCCTGCGGTTGCTGGAGATGGGCGACGAACTGGCCCACGCGCTGGGCGCGCGGCCCAGGCGCACGCGCGGCGCGGCCACGCTGATCGCGGTGCTGGCCGCCGCCGCCGCCGTCAGCGTCGCCGGCCCGGTGGCCTTCGTCGCCCTGGCCGCGCCGCAGATCGCCCGGCGCTGCGTGCGCGCCAGCGGCCCCTTGCCGCTGGCCTCCGCGCTAACCGGCGCGGCGCTGCTGGCCGGCGCCGACCTGCTGGCCCGCCACGCCGGCGCGTCCGGCCTGCCGGTGGGCGTGCTGACCGCCGGCATCGGCGGCGTCTACCTGGCCTTCCTGCTGCTCATGGAATGGAAGAAAAACGCATGA
- a CDS encoding iron ABC transporter permease, which produces MTARARCGVLGLCALLLAACTLGSLWLGSKDLAPADVWRALTRPDDSYAALVLASRVPRTLLAFLTGSALAVAGALIQTLTRNPLADPGLLGVNAGAAASIVTLALVTGALPAHPFWAALPGALAASAAVYWLGAGGRGLMPVRLILAGAAINAVLYAYVQAIALLRSDIFDVYRFWAVGSLAGHSLAAASRAAPYVAAGLLLALALARPLNLLALGGGMARALGLSAGRHRLAGLLCMAVLAAAATAACGPIAFVGLAVPHLARRLAGPDLRWQLAFCLLLGPVLMLAADILARLLRAPAELLTGVVVAFIGAPFLLAALRRDQGAAR; this is translated from the coding sequence ATGACGGCACGCGCGCGCTGCGGCGTGCTGGGCCTGTGCGCCCTGCTGCTGGCCGCCTGTACGCTGGGCAGCCTCTGGCTGGGTTCCAAAGACCTCGCGCCCGCCGACGTATGGCGCGCGCTGACCCGGCCCGACGACAGCTACGCGGCGCTGGTGCTCGCCTCGCGCGTGCCGCGCACGCTGCTCGCCTTCCTGACCGGCTCGGCGCTGGCCGTGGCCGGCGCGCTGATCCAGACGCTGACCCGCAACCCGCTGGCCGACCCCGGCCTGCTGGGCGTGAACGCCGGCGCGGCCGCGTCCATCGTCACGCTGGCGCTGGTCACGGGCGCCCTGCCAGCCCATCCGTTCTGGGCCGCGCTGCCCGGCGCGCTGGCGGCCTCGGCCGCCGTGTACTGGCTGGGCGCGGGCGGACGCGGGCTGATGCCGGTGCGCCTGATCCTGGCCGGCGCCGCCATCAACGCCGTGCTGTACGCCTATGTGCAGGCCATCGCCCTGCTGCGCAGCGACATCTTCGACGTCTACCGTTTCTGGGCCGTGGGCTCGCTGGCCGGCCATTCCCTGGCCGCCGCCAGCCGCGCCGCGCCCTATGTCGCCGCCGGCCTGCTGCTGGCCCTGGCGCTGGCGCGGCCGCTGAACCTGCTGGCGCTGGGAGGCGGCATGGCGCGCGCCCTAGGCCTGTCGGCCGGCCGCCACCGGCTGGCCGGCCTGCTGTGCATGGCGGTGCTGGCCGCCGCCGCCACCGCGGCCTGCGGCCCGATCGCCTTCGTCGGGCTGGCCGTGCCGCACCTGGCGCGCCGGCTGGCCGGCCCCGACCTGCGCTGGCAACTGGCGTTCTGCCTGCTGCTCGGCCCGGTCCTGATGCTGGCCGCCGACATCCTGGCGCGGCTGCTGCGCGCGCCGGCCGAGCTGCTGACCGGCGTGGTCGTGGCCTTCATCGGCGCGCCCTTCCTGCTGGCCGCGCTGCGTCGCGATCAGGGGGCAGCTCGATGA
- a CDS encoding ABC transporter substrate-binding protein: protein MRFSFPAWRQALRRGAAACLCALALAGCDRPAGGASDTSEAPAATSAAPAPDPAAAFPVTLQGALGTAIIKAPPKRVVTIGLGADDLAVSLGIVPVGVSRADWGGDARHYWPWVRAAIEASGAPLPALITEYPELDVEQIIALQPDVVLAPFSGMSAQAYAQLSRFVPVVAYPEHPFLTPVDTQIDLIAAALGKRAEADALKARIAHSLQRVARDNPELAGKTFAYVRADLGSGNFAAYVAGDPRVDTISAMGLTLAPSVRQLRASTGHFAHYLGFEHADRLADVDILVSWFYNDAERDRTAAMPLYAAIPAVKRGSYVALSDPSLVMASSSGAPLAVDWMLDRLAPQLAAAALRARPGKHASP, encoded by the coding sequence ATGCGTTTTTCTTTCCCAGCATGGAGGCAGGCGCTGCGACGAGGCGCGGCGGCCTGCCTGTGCGCGCTCGCGCTGGCCGGCTGCGACCGGCCGGCCGGCGGCGCGAGCGACACCTCTGAAGCGCCGGCGGCCACATCCGCCGCTCCCGCCCCCGATCCCGCCGCCGCTTTCCCGGTGACGCTGCAAGGCGCGCTCGGCACGGCCATCATCAAGGCTCCGCCCAAACGCGTCGTCACGATCGGCCTTGGCGCCGATGATCTGGCCGTGTCGCTCGGCATCGTGCCGGTAGGCGTCAGCCGCGCCGACTGGGGCGGCGACGCCCGACACTACTGGCCCTGGGTGCGCGCCGCCATCGAGGCCAGCGGCGCGCCGCTGCCGGCCCTGATCACCGAATACCCGGAACTGGACGTGGAACAGATCATCGCCTTGCAGCCCGACGTGGTGCTGGCGCCGTTCTCCGGCATGAGCGCCCAGGCCTACGCGCAGCTGTCGCGCTTCGTGCCCGTGGTCGCCTATCCGGAGCATCCCTTCCTGACGCCAGTGGACACGCAGATCGACCTGATCGCCGCCGCGCTGGGCAAGCGCGCCGAGGCCGATGCGCTCAAGGCCCGCATCGCACACTCGCTGCAGCGCGTCGCGCGCGACAATCCGGAACTGGCCGGCAAGACCTTCGCCTACGTGCGCGCCGACCTGGGCTCGGGCAATTTCGCCGCCTATGTCGCGGGCGATCCGCGCGTGGACACGATCAGCGCCATGGGCCTGACGCTGGCCCCGTCGGTGCGCCAGCTGCGCGCCAGCACCGGCCACTTCGCGCACTACCTGGGTTTCGAGCATGCCGACCGGCTGGCCGACGTCGACATCCTGGTGTCCTGGTTCTACAACGACGCCGAACGCGACAGGACGGCGGCCATGCCGCTCTATGCCGCCATTCCGGCCGTCAAGCGCGGATCCTACGTGGCCCTGAGCGATCCGTCGCTGGTCATGGCGTCCTCGTCCGGCGCGCCGCTGGCGGTGGACTGGATGCTGGACCGGCTCGCGCCGCAACTGGCCGCCGCCGCATTGCGCGCCCGCCCCGGCAAGCACGCGAGTCCATGA